The Paenibacillus spongiae nucleotide sequence GGCGTAGACGCCGTAGGGCGTCAAACGGATGATGTATTTGGTAACCTGATGCATAACCTGCGTCAAGGAGTCGATGAACTTCTTGACCGGCTCGACCGCCTCCGGCTTCTTCCCTGCGAGATGAACGATCGCGATCGCCAGGAAGATCGCGAAGATGAGGACAGGGACGACTTTGCCGTCGGCCATATCACTCACCGGATTGGAAGGCACCAGATCGAGAATCACCTGCGAAAAGGTCGGAATCTCACGGGCCTTGAAATCTTCCGGAACGGCCTGTTCGATGCCTGTGCCCGGATTGATTGCCAGCGCCACAAGCAGCCCGATTAAAGCCGCAATCCCCGTCGTCACAAGGAAGAGGGAGATCGTCTTAATCCCGATCTTGCGAAGCTGCCCCAGGCTGGATATGGAGGTAATGCTCGATATGACTAAGACGGATACGAGCGGAATCACGAGCATTTTGATTAAATTGACGTAAATCGAACCGATTGTGCCAATGCTTGTCGCGTCCGTTCCCGTCGCATTGAGAATAATGCCTGTTATAAGCCCGATGCCGAGCGCGAGCAGGACTCGATAACCAAAATTGACGCGTTTCCGGGCAAGCCAGAAGAGAAAACCGATTACTATAATCGAGATAAGCAGGCTGATCCAGTTCGTCTGAAACGCATGCACCAGATTATTCTCCATGATGACCATCTCCTTTAATTCCAATCTGTCTACTATACTTTATTGATACTAAGTAATATTCTCGTTTATGTCAACAGATTTATTTTACCCAAATTTGGTTCATACCCTTCATAAAAAAACTTATTCCAATATGAAGACGCTGAATCAAATTTCATTTATTATGTAAGGAGAAGCATTTTTTCCATTCCTTTCTTGTACAACCATCCAATAGAAAAAATTGACCTCATTCGGTGTTCCTCGCGCTAAAAAAAAGACCGGCCCTAAGTCTAGTTTTGCTTCCATCTCTGGTACGTGTCGGGCAGGCAATCTCTGGCGTATGCTGGTAATAGTCAATTATTGGACGGCTTTTATATATTATGTACCGGAGGAATCATACAATGACACATGAGAGAAGGATATATGTTTTATTAACCGATACGGGAACGCTGTTTACGAGGATGATCCGTATGGTGACCCGGTTTCCGCTTAATCACGCATCCATCGCGTTCGACAGCGATTTGAAGCAAGTATACAGCTTTGGACGCAAAAACCCGAACAATCCGCTCATTGGCGGATTCGTCAAAGAAAATGTGTACGATGAATGGTTCGACAATGCCCAGTGCGCCGTTTTCAGCTGCATGGTCGATGCCAACGTCTATTATCAGATGCAGGAGCAGATGGAATGGTATGAGCGCAACCAGGAAAAGTACAAATACAACCTGCTCGGCTTGTTCGGCGTCGTCTTTAATAAAGAAATCGAACGGTCGAATGCCTACTTCTGTTCCCAATTCGTCGCCACCGTCTTCGAGAAGAACGGCCTGGCTTTGGCGGATAAAACGGCCGGTCTCGTGACGCCGGGCGATATCTGTCAATCGAAATCGCTGCAATTGGAATATATCGGCGTGCTGCGCGATTACACCAGCCTAGTCCTTAACGAATCCTCCTTCGTCAGAACAGCCTAAGACCGTTTCACCGCCGGGGCTGCTGCAGTCCAGGCCTCCGGTTCCTCATCCTGTTATGCACCCGCCGCAAGTCCACTCCAGCACAAGCGAGCCAGTACGAGCCCCTTCATAAGGCAGGCCTCATACTGGCTCGCTGTCGCAATTCTTCAGACTCCCTGCTCTAACGCTCATTCTCTATTGCCTGGAAATAACTCGCGCAGAAGGTCCGGAAGCTCCGTGCTTTGGCGTGTCTCGGAGTCCATTGTAACGCATGTCACGAGCGCGTCTGCGCATCGTTCTCCACGGTCGTTCACAATCTCTTGCCGCAATACATAGCTGGTTCTGCCAGCCCGCTCCGGTTCGGTTGTAATCGCAAGGCGGTCCCCTTGGCGGCATTCCCTCCGGTAATTGATATTAATGTTGACGGTGACGGTTTGGATGCCCATCTGCAGGAACACATCGTAGTATAATCCCGCTTCCTCATACCAGGCTTCCCGCCCCCACTCCAAATACTCCAGGTACTTCGCATTATTGACATGGCCGTTCACATCGATCTCCGTCGAACGCACAACAATGTCCATGGCTGATTTCTTCATCGCGTCTTCCCCATTTCTGCTCCTTATACTGCTGCCCGGTTCTTCTAATCATGCCTTCGGGTGAATCATATCCTCCGCACGCACGACTTCATCGAACTTCTCCGGCGTAATGAGACCGCTCTGTACGGCGGCTTCCCGCAGCGTAATGCCCAGCTTATGCGCCGTCTTCGCGATCGTAGCCGCATTCTCGTAACCGATGTGCGGATTGAGCGCCGTCACGAGCATTAAGGAATCGTTCAGGTGCCGCTGAATCGTCTCGCGGTTAGGTTCGATGCCAGCCGCGCAGTGCTCGTCGAAAGAACGGATCGCATCCGAGAGCAGCCTGGCGGATTGCAGAAAGTTATGAATAATCACCGGCTTGAACACGTTCAGCTCGAAATTGCCTTGGCTTGCGGCAAACCCGATTGCGGCATCGTTGCCCATCACTTGACAAACGACCATCGTGAGCGCTTCCGACTGCGTCGGATTCACTTTGCCCGGCATAATGGAGCTGCCCGGCTCATTCTCCGGAATCCGGATTTCGCCGATGCCCGAGCGCGGGCCGCTGGCCAGCCAGCGCACATCGTTGGCTATCTTCATCAAGTCGGCGGCAAGCGCCTTGAATGCGCCATGAACGAATACGAGCTCATCATGGCTCGTCAGCGCATGGAACTTGTTCGGCGCGCTCACGAAGGATATTCCCGTCAGCTTGCTGATCTCCTCCGCCGCCCTGTCGCCGAATTCCGGATGGGCATTGAGCCCCGTCCCTACCGCCGTCCCGCCGATCGCAAGCTCGCGCAGCTCCTCGCGGCTGCTGCCGATGTTCCGCTCGGCCTTCTCCAGCATGCGAACCCATCCGCTAATCTCCTGCCCCAATGTGAGAGGGGTCGCATCCTGAAGATGGGTGCGGCCGATCTTCACGATGCCGGCGAAAGCTTGGCTCTTGCCGGCAAGCGTCCTCTTCAGCTGCGCGACAGCCGGCAGAACGAGCTCTTCCACGCTCTTGAGCGCAGCGATATGCATCGCTGTGGGGAAGGTGTCGTTCGAGCTTTGCGAACGGTTGACATCATCATTCGGATGAATGGCGCCTTCGATGCCCGCTTCCTTCATAAGCTGTCCCGCACGCCGCGCGATCACCTCATTCACATTCATATTGGACTGCGTCCCGCTGCCGGTCTGCCAGACGGCAAGCGGAAATTCGCCATCCCATCGGCCGTCCAATATTTCGTCGGCCGCAGCCGCAATCGCGGATGCCTTCGCCGCATCAAGCTTGCCGAGCGATTCGTTAGCGAGCGCGGCGCTTTTCTTCAGATAAGCGAATCCGCGGATTAGCTCGATCGGCATTTTCTCCGTTCCGATTTTGAAATTTTGCAGGCTCCGCTGTGTTTGCGCGCCCCAAAGGCGGTTCTCCGGCACCTGTATCTCACCCATGGAATCTTTCTCGATCCGATATGTCATGCCATACTCCTCCTATCATTTGTCATGCGGCATCCCATTTGCCTGCAGCTTCAAAATTCATTGTGCCCCGTTCATTCCGTTCCAACCGAATGCCATGAAACTTCATACCGCCGTTTCCATTACCCCTCACCGGAAGTTCGAAACGTAATATGAATATCCAGCACTTCGCTGCGACTTCCGATCCGAACCGGAGGCCCCCATGTGCCGAATCCCGAGGAAACGATGGCATGGAGCCGGCCGACGCGGAGATATCCCCAATCAAGATCAAACAGCCGCCGGGTAATCCAATGATTGGGAGCCATCTGTCCCCGATGGGTATGGCCGGAAAGCACCAGATCGGCGCCAGCCTCGGCCGCCATCTTATAGCCGTACGGTTGATGATCGAGTACGATAACGGGTTGTGAGCGGTCCAGGTCATGGAGCAGCGAAGCGATCGGAAGCCTGCCTGCCTTGGTCCCTTCGGCCGCTTTGTCCGCACGGCCGGCAATGTAGAGGCTGCCGGATACATGAACCGTGCGGTCAACCAGCACCTCAATGCCGATCGCACGCATACGCTCGATATATTCGGGAATATGACCGCCGTAATACTCATGGTTGCCTAGCGAAGCATAGACGCCGAGCGGCGCTCGCAGCTCCTTCATTACATCGGCCATATTCTCGCGGATGAACGGATCTATGCTGTCGTCGAGCACATCTCCTGGAAGAAGAATAACATCCGGGCGAAGTCCGTCGATTACGCTGACTAGCCGCCTCAGATGACGCTTGCCGACAATCGTCCCCAAGTGCAAGTCCGAAGCGGCCGCGATGCGAAGCTCGCGGTAAGGACCGGACTGCTTGTCGATCGTAATGTCGTATCGCCGGACGATCGGACGCCAGGCATTGAGTGATCCCCACAGCATAAGCAGTACAAGCATTGCGACGACGAACCATCCGACCAGCAGGACGGATGCCCGTGCATCCATACCTGCCTGGCGAAGCAGCCAAGCCGCCAGATCACCGGCCGGAATAAGAATTAGCGAATAGAAGAGCAGAGCCATTCCGTAAGCGCCGATTAGCTTAAGCCAAGTGTAGATTCGATAAGGAAGGAAGCGCTGCAGCAGCATAGCCGCCAGATAGGATAAAGCGATGAGGCCATAAGCAATCCAATAAATCGTCATGAAAGCCGGCGAGAGAACGGTTCCCCAGAATAAAGAACCGTTCCAGCCGATCAGGACATTGAGGCCGAGAAATACAGTAAGAAAGAAAACAGCCGATAATAGCATGCGCATGCTCATCTGTCCGAACACTCCTTATATGATAGGTTCCATACCCACCATCTTCGCACAAATCGGGCGCCGAGGGAATCTCACCTTGCTTGCCGCATGCTGCCGTTTTCTATTCCCGCAACCATCATGCCGGCATAAAAAAGAAGCTGCTCAAAAGCCGATCGCTTTCGAGGGCAGCTTCTCTCATCTTAGTACGAAGCCGGGTAAGCTTTTACCCATGTATGATCCTTCCGCATCTGTTCATCATTCTTCAAAAAATACTTGTAGCCGACGGTTCCAGCACGATCCGGCACGGGATCGTCCCATGTCGCATCCAGGTGATACCACTTTCCGTCAAGCTTCACCAGGTTCCAGACATGGCTTCCCGTGTCGACCTCGCCTTCGATGATGCGGTTCTCGATGCCGGCCTTCTCGAGCATCCGGTACATGAGCAGCGTATAGCCCTGGCAGACGGCGCTCCCAAGGTTCAGCGCCTCATAGGCTGTATACCTGGAGAGGGACTGATCGTATTCCACGTTCGTCACGACCCAATCGTGAATCTTCTTCACCTTATCGCGGACGGTCATTCCCGGCTGCACTATACCGGATAATACCTCACCGACCCGTTCATCAACCAGACGGGATTGTTCCAACGTCTCGCGGTAAGTTACGGCCAGCTTGATCTTGGCGGACAACCCCCAGGTGCGTACGGTATAAAAATAGGAATCTACAATATAAGCAATATAGTCGTCGGCCGATACCGCTTGGCGGAGCAGCTCGGCAAGGCTTTTGGACAACTCCGACTTATCCCCGTTATAGGTCACGTTAATTTCGGTCTGCTGCTGTGCAAGCTGGGCTGCGATATCCATCTTCAACTGCTCCATCGGAGCCATATCCGTCGATCGCGCTTGCACCTGCACAACTCGGAATTCCGAGCCGATCCCCAGTGTAAGGACAATAGCCACCAATAGTAACTTTGCAAACAACTTATACACGGTTTGCCTCCCGAACACTTTTTTCTAATTAAACTTCATTATATCGAATGAGACTTCCGGAATAAAGCCATTTATCAAAATGCTGGAATTCACATGATTGTATCCTCTTTCGAGCAAGTTTATGGAATGAGAGTAAGATTTTCGGTCATCGGACAACATACGAAGGAGCAAACGTTTGGAAAGGCGGCGAGGAAATGATGAACGAAGATCAACAGCATTCAAGTCAGACGCTGACGACCCGGCAGGGCCATCCTGTCACGGATAACCAGAACATTCGGACCGTCGGGGACCGCGGCCCTAGTACGCTGGAAAACTACCATTTCATCGAGAAGATCACGCATTTCGACCGGGAGCGCGTACCCGAACGCGTCGTTCATGCGCGCGGCGCGGGTGCTCACGGCGTGTTTGAGGCTTATGGAACGGCAGGCAATGAACCCGTCTCTGCCTATACGCGGGCCAAGCTCTTCCAGGAAGCCGGAAAACAGACACCGGTCTTCGCCCGCTTCTCCACCGTTATTCACGGCACGCATTCGCCCGAGACGCTGCGGGATCCGCGCGGCTTCGCGATCAAATTTTATACCGAGGACGGCATCTGGGACTTGGTCGGGAACAATCTCAAAATCTTTTTTATCCGGGACCCGCTGAAGTTCCCCGATATGGTCCATGCGTTCAAGCCGGATCCCATCACGAACGTGCAGGATATGGAGCGCTTCTTCGATTTCGTATCCATGAGTCCGGAATCTACCCACATGATCACCTTCCTCTTCTCCCCTTGGGGCATTCCGGCGAATTACCGGCAGATGCAGGGGTCGGGCGTCAATACATACAAATGGGTAAATCAGAACGGCGATGCCGTACTGGTCAAGTATCATTGGGAGCCGATCAAGCAGGGGATCAAAAATTTGCTGCAGCGCGAAGCCAATGAAATACAGGCACTTAATTTCAATCATGCCACGCTGGACCTCTATGAAGCGATCAAGCGGGGCGAATATCCCGAATGGGAGCTAAGCGTGCAAATCATGAGCGATGGCGAGCATCCCGAGCTAAGCTTCGATCCGCTGGATCCGACCAAGCTCTGGCCGCAAGAGCAGTTCCCCTTCCTGCCAGTCGGGAAGATGACCTTGAACCGCAATCCGGACGATTACTTCACGGAAGTGGAGCAGGCCTCCTTCGGAACCGGGGTGCTGGTCGACGGGCTGGATTTCTCGGACGACAAGCTGCTGCAGGGACGAACCTTCTCCTACTCGGACACCCAGCGATATCGTGTCGGGACGAACTATTTGCAGCTTCCGATCAATGCGCCGAAGGCGAATGTCGCAACGAATCAAAGCGGAGGCCAGATGCTGTACCGTCCGGACCGCGCGCCAGGGCAGAATCCCCACGTGAATTACGAGCCTTCATCATTGGGAGGCTTGCAGGAGGCAGCGCGGCAGGGGAACGAGCATAAGCCTCACTATGATGCCGACCTGACCCGACAGGCAATCGGCCGGACGAACGACTTTCAGCAGGCCGGCGAGACATACCGCGCCTTCGAAGATTGGGAGCGGGACGAATTGATCGCCAATCTGGTCGATGCCTTGCGCGTATGCAGCAGCGGAATCCAGGAACGAATGATCCGGCACTTCTCGGAGGCTGATGCCGATTACGGAAGGCGGGTCGAGAAGGGGCTTGTGCAAGGGGGACACCGTAAGATCAAGAGCGGGCAGACGGACCCGGAACAGGCCGTCGATTTATCGAAACGCATGGGCCGCGAAGCAGATCCATATTAATAAGGAATGCCGCAGGCTGCGCCTGCGGCATTCCGGTGTATGGCCTTTCGGGTAGAAGCATTCATGCCGGTCTAAACAGCCAGTAGAACAAATAACAAATCACAAATACGATGATTAACGCGGTCGATACGGCAGACAGGAACGTGAAAAATCTTCTGTACCTGATTTCTGACGCGGCGGCCTCATTCTCCTGATTCGGTGGCGTCTTTGTGACTGTCATGGGTTTCACCCCTTCATGCTGCGTGATGGAGCAAGCTAATTGCTCGTTCTGTACACGACCAGAATCGTACTCCTCTGCTGCCCCGTGCCGTTCAAAGTCGCCTTCATGACCGATCCATAACAAATATTAACGACTTGACTTTCATCCAGCGTTGCCAGAAACTGATTGACCTTGTTCTCAGCAAAGGAGTTATCCGTGTCGACGAATTCTTTCACTTGAATCATACAATCATCCTCCGATCTTTTTTGCGTTCATCCATTAATTGTAAAAAGCCAGCAAAAATAGATCAAGGCACCCCGCAAGATGACGGAATGCCTATGAATAGTCATGGTACCATTACAGGAAACCAATGTCAATCCTATTAAACAATACCATTAATTCTCATTATATATCGGGGCATATTTAATACCTTCAACATTAATTTTAATGACGCCCGAAGGAATATCGAGTTCATGGCTCTGCATGACTTTCGACAGCAGTAATTTTCTCCCGATCGGGGAGAGAAACGAAATCCGGTTCAAATCGGGCTGCGCTTCATTCGGAAAGACGACCGTATAGCTTTCACAGGAGTCGTCGTCCTCATAACGGAGCTTCACCTGACTTCCGATCAGAACGGTTGAGTGTAGCGTTGTTTCGTTAAAGTCCGAAACGATGTGTTCGAGCTCCTTGCAATAGGACGTCAGCAGCCGCTCCATGCCGGCTCTCTCTTTACTTTGATCGCTGAAATACTGTTCCAGGAACTTGGCTTTCTCTTCGTCAAAGTAAACGAGCTGGTTGATCAGCTGTGTCTTCGAACCGGTTAAACTATGGTTCATAGTAGATTTCCCCCCCAACACGCTGCACGCTTCCAACATCTTTTCTTAACGATCGCATTGTGAATCCCTCCCATAGAAATAGAGGCCTCCGGTTGAAGGAGGCCTTTCAGATATAGTAACAAATATAGTTCCCGATTCCAATATGGAATTGGGCATGCTTGACTCGAAAACGGCGTTAAAAGCTGCTAAACCTGTTGTCTATCTATATTGAGCCATATAGAGGCACTACCTCTTATACAGAACAGGGAAATACTCGTTTGCAAACGGCTGACCCTTGACTGGACGCGGACCGAGCAGCCTGACATTTTCATGCCGCTGAACGCGCGGGCGGTAGCCGGTTCCCTGCGGCATCAGATGCGCAACAACGGACAGGCGCGGCTCATTCGTCCGGTTAACGCCGGAGCCATGGAACGTCAGACCGTGATGAAAGCTCGCCTGGCCCGCTTTCAAGATGCACGGCTCCTCGATCCACTCCCGGTCACCGGCATATTTCTCTTTCAACTCTTCCATGTTCTGATTGAAGAATCCGTCGCTCTCCGGAACGAGTCCCCAATGGTTGGAGCCCAGAATCGTCATCATGGCGCCATTCGAAATATCGGTATCCTGCAGTGCGATCCATACGGTAACCATGTTCGAATTGTCCGAGCTCTGCCAATAGCCATAATCCTGATGCCAGCCGACATTGCCGTCTCTTGTCGGCTTATCGCCGACGCCCGGCTTGTAGATAACCTGATCGTGCCAAAGCCGGATTTCGTTCGTATCGAGCAGATCGGCCGCCAGCTCGCCGATGAACGGATCGGTAACGACGGTGCGGACTTCGTCGTTGATCCACCAGCCGTTATCGAACTTCCGTATGGCATCCGGATTCGGATGAAGGCGGAAGTAATTCATCGGCTCGCCGTCGCCATCCCAATCCCCGCTCCATATGCGGTCATGCGCGCGGCGCAGCCGCTCAATCTGATCGTCATCGATCAGCTTCGGGCTAATCCAATAGCCGTCTCTTTCGAAAATTTCCTTGTCCTGCGGCGTAATTTTGTATTGGCGCTCTGCCGGTATGCTCATATGATCTTTTCCTCCCGAAAAATAAATAAAATAATCCTATCTAAACGACCTCTGTCGTCATCTCTCTCATACAAAATACCGCAGAACGCCGTTCCTTGACGTGTCTCTGTTTACGAAAGAGTATTAGAAACATACAATAGATAGAGAAACATATTGCGATTGGAGATGATCAGCTTGCCGGACGCTCAAGACGCTCCCGGAATGAATGCCCCTTCGAAGGAGGCTGCCGGCGGACAGACCGCCCGTTGGACGTATACGACCGATGACAACGGCCCTATACCGTTCGTGCCCGAGTTCGTAATGATGGGATGCGACGACATTCGTAAAGCGATTCCGCTCGACGATCACGTCCATAACGGCTGCTTCGAGTTCGTCCTTGTCGAGCGCGGAATCGCGAGCTGGGAACTGGAGGGGAAAGTATACCGGACTCAAGCGGGGGATGTCTTCCATTCGAGGCCCGGCGAGCTGCACCGGGGCGGCTTCAATATTATCGAGCCGTGCAAATTATGGTGGCTGATTCTGGAGGCGCCTCATCATAACGGATGGCTGCAGCTTACCCCGGCGGAAAGCCGCTGGGTTGAGCAATCGCTCGCCGCACTCCCCCGGATAGTCCACACCGGATTGAAGCCGGTTGAATCCTTTAAGTTAATTCGCAGGGGACTCGACCAGCAGAATGAGGCCGTGCGATCAATGACGGTCCGGCACGCCATCCACGACCTGCTGATGAACCTATTTCAGCCGACCGGATCCAGAGCAGCCATCGCCGAAGATCTGCTCCGGAATTTCGATCTCCTGATCGCCAGAATGAAGCGTGAGCCGGAATGGCGCCCTTCCGTACAGGAGCTTGCGGATGCCGTTGGCGTCAGCCAGTCCCACTTCTACCACACCTTCCAGGAATATACCGGGCAGCCGCCGATTACCTTCATCGAACGGCTTCGCATCAAAGAAGCCTGCAGAAGGCTGACGGAAACGGGCGATACCGTAACGAACATTACGCACAGTCTCGGCTACCCGTCCAGCCAGCATTTTGCCACCGTATTCAAACGTTTCATGGGGGTTACCCCGACCCAGTGGCGTACCCGCAAGTAGTCACGGGCACTTCCTGTATCACTCGTGCTATAACTTATGCAGCAGCAGGTCCAACGGCTTGAATATCATGGATATCCACTCCGACGGTCCCTTCATATTCGGGAAGCAGATCAGGAGGATGGCAATCAGCCAGCCTCCCGACGTAATCATGAGGAACGCAGCCTTCTCCTTCCAATATTTCATCCCCCGCCAGTTTGCCAAAGTAATGAATGCGGCTGCGCACGTGATCGCCAGCAGTTTAACGATGATCATCGTTTCACCTCGTCTTCATTCCATCCGGCAGGCAGCGTGCGCTTGCCCGGACTTACCATATGGGGTGCAATCTCGTAGTTCACCTTAACTTGCGGATAAAGCTCTTTCCAACGATTTTTCGCTTTGTTCCAGCTCTTCGGATACTTTCGGTGAAAGGCCTCCCCGAAGCCGAATATATCGGCCTTCAGCTCCTTCTGAACCAGCTGCAGCGTTTCGTTCATTCGCTGCTCAATCTCGCGCTTTAACTGTTCCTCCAATTTCCGGGTCTCCTTCCGGCTTAACACATCCAGCTTGGATGTGTTCTGAATGAGGAGATAATCGGCATCGGCCTTGACCGTGATCTCCCAGCTGTCCTTCTTAATCGACGGGGCAATCTTCGATTTCCCTCGAATGAGGCGCACGGAAATGTAACCTTCCTCCTCGTCCGGCTTCACGGTCGTGGTCGAGTATCTGATTTCATTCCGCAGCCAGAGAATGCCCTGGGTAATATTATTATCGGCAAATCCGGCCAGCTTGCCCTCCCGGAACACGGCGCTGCCGACAAGAACCGGATGGGTCTGGTTTGGCTTCTGGCCTGGGGATGGCGGTAGAATATCAATGGCAGGGGCGGCCGAACTGCCTTTCGAACGGGCAAGCATGATGATGAACTTGCCCAGCTCCAGCGCGAGCCCCACCTTGATCCCTTCAAAATCCTCAAGCGCTTTGGCCGAGCTTCTTCGAATCTGCGGCATTAATGCAAGAACGTCCTTCGCCTTCTTATGGCTGATATAGATAAGGGTGCTGGCACGGATTTGAGGAACGCGAAAGATATAATCCAGATGTCCGCGGACATCTTTGCGAGCGGCCTCTTGTCCGATAACGAGCACCTCGCTCTGGCCCCAAAATAATCGCCGGGGCACCTTCTCTTGAAGGCTCGCCACTGCGGCCGCAAAATTAACGCCGGAAGCAGAGACGACCATCGTAGCCGGAGTCTGGCCCGGCTGGCCTCCTTGTCCCATGCTGGAACCGGATCCCCCGCTTTGAGAAGGGGCAAAGATTTGAACGGACAGCTCAATCAAATCATCTGATTTCTGATCGATACCGACTGCGGTAATGGTTGCCAAATCGTTCACCTCTACCCGATCCCAGCACCCGGACAGCAGAGAAGCAAGGAGGCTTATACTAAGCAGCAGCGCTCCTCCTTTCCATATTCGCCAAACACCGTTCATCCGGCCATCTTCCTCCTTGCGAGCGAAATCAGCAGCAAAGCGGCAGGAACAGCGATCTGCAGAACAAGCAAATAAGAGGGAAGCGACACATCCATAAACCTTATTAACTCTTGAAGCCTCGGGTCTCCCCATTGGCTGATCACCACAATCAGGAAAACAACCGGCATCACCAGCGGCTGATAACGCGGAAGCCCCAGCCATTGCGACGTCCCGATAATCGAGACATAGCTGAACATGGAAAATTTAATAAAGGTTCCTGCCACCCAGAAGAACATCACCAGCGATTCCAGATGCTGAAAAAAACCGGCGACGCTTATCGATCGCGTTATGCCCAGCAGCGGATAGACGTTGCGTCCGGATTCCTCGCTCCCCATGAACATCAGGGATGCCATATTAACAAGAACAAGCGTAACCATGACGGCTAGCAGGGCGACCATGCTTGATTTCACTTTCAAATGCTTGTCGTGCATATAAGGAAGAAGGAATGACAGCAAAAAAAACTCGCTGTACCATGCTTGGACCGAGATGGAACCCCTAAGCGACGGCCCCGCTCCATGCTCAAACATCGGCAGCATCTGCTGCGGTTGAATCTTTGGCGTGATGAGAACGATCGTAGCGAAGAGCAGGAGATACGCAATCGGCGTTAATAAAGTAGCCGTTCTGGCGATCACCTCGATCCCGCCGCGGGCATTGAATGCGCAGAGCAGCGCGAAGCTGCCTATGATTACGATGATAGGGGTGCGCATGTAAAAGTTGTTCACAAGAAAATAACCATATTCCTTCAGGATTAGACTGGACAGATGGATGTAGAACAACAGGTAGATCAGACCGACAAGCTTTCCGAGTATACGGCCCAGAATGTGGTTGCTATATTCAATGACCGTTTCTTGCGGATACCTCTTGCCGAGCATAATCGCAAGAAAGATGCTGATTCCACCGCTAAGCAGCCCCCAAATCGGAGACAGCCACATATCCCTGCCGGCATGCATGGCCGTAATGGCCGGAAGCGACAGAATCGCGGTGGCCGTAACGGTCGAATACATGATCATCCCCATTTGCAGCGGACTGATCCTTCCTTTTTCAAGCACTTAGCTTCGCCTCCTATTCCGGCTTCTTACGCGATGGCTTCAAGTTCGCCGCTTCTCGATATTCATTCATCCTTCCTGCAATACGGGGGCGTGTGAGCATCCTCCACCAAGGGGCCCGGACCAGCACATCCTTCATATCCTTGGAGACTACGGGCGCAAGCGGCGCCATATAAGGTACGCCGAAGGAGCGCAGCGAGCAGAGATGGATGGCAATGGCGATAATCCCCATAATTACGCCTAGCAATCCAAGCATGCCGGCCAGCAGCATGATCGGAAACCGCAGCAGCCGAAAGGAAAACCCGATCGCGTAATAAGGCACCATGAAGGATGCAATCCCTGTAAGGGCGACAACCATCACCATCGGTGACGATACGATGCCCGCCGCGACTGCGGCTTGGCCGATCACGAGTGCCCCGACGATACTAACCGCAGATCCCACCTGCTTCGGGAGCCTGACGCCCGCTTCCCGCAATGCTTCGAAGGCAATCTCCATGATAAGCGCCTCGACAATCGCCGGAAATGGAATCCCCTCTCTCGAGGAAGCGATGCTGAA carries:
- a CDS encoding GerAB/ArcD/ProY family transporter — its product is MLEKGRISPLQMGMIMYSTVTATAILSLPAITAMHAGRDMWLSPIWGLLSGGISIFLAIMLGKRYPQETVIEYSNHILGRILGKLVGLIYLLFYIHLSSLILKEYGYFLVNNFYMRTPIIVIIGSFALLCAFNARGGIEVIARTATLLTPIAYLLLFATIVLITPKIQPQQMLPMFEHGAGPSLRGSISVQAWYSEFFLLSFLLPYMHDKHLKVKSSMVALLAVMVTLVLVNMASLMFMGSEESGRNVYPLLGITRSISVAGFFQHLESLVMFFWVAGTFIKFSMFSYVSIIGTSQWLGLPRYQPLVMPVVFLIVVISQWGDPRLQELIRFMDVSLPSYLLVLQIAVPAALLLISLARRKMAG